From a single Methylosinus sp. H3A genomic region:
- a CDS encoding amino acid permease yields the protein MEQDTTTGASAPTRNFFARKSVDEILAENHLAEGGNFARALGPVSLTALGIGGIIGAGIFVLTGTVAAKFAGPGVVISFALAGLACAFVALCYSELAALIPVSGSAYTYTYATLGEIFAWIIGWDLVLEYGLGAATVAVGWAGYFNRVLHGIGIDLPPQWTTAYFAEPGHAGAAAGHGFFNLPAALVILALSLLLARGTRESSLFNNFIVFVKLGVVLIVIVFGVSYIDTAHWTPFVPENTGEFGHFGWSGVLRGASVVFFSYIGFDAVSTAAQEAKLPQRDVPIGIIGSLAICTLLFIGVAGVATGVVSYTTLNVPDPIAVAMDATGAGWMAWVVKIGALAGLTTVILALLFGQTRVFYSMARDGMLPAVFARLHSVWKTPAISQIVVGLLVAIAAGLFPIEILDEMVSIGTLSAFALVCGAVLYLRRNNPELHRPFRAPGIPWVPICGIFSCLALMAALPIETWIRLFVWMAAGLALYYFYGSLRTRRR from the coding sequence GTGGAGCAAGACACGACGACCGGCGCATCCGCGCCGACGCGCAATTTTTTCGCCCGCAAGAGCGTAGACGAAATTCTCGCCGAAAATCATCTCGCGGAAGGCGGCAATTTCGCGCGCGCGCTCGGGCCCGTCTCGCTCACCGCGCTCGGCATAGGCGGCATCATCGGCGCCGGCATTTTCGTGCTCACCGGCACGGTGGCGGCGAAATTCGCCGGCCCCGGCGTCGTCATCTCCTTCGCGCTCGCCGGGCTCGCCTGCGCCTTCGTCGCGCTCTGCTATTCCGAGCTCGCGGCGCTCATCCCCGTCTCGGGCAGCGCCTACACCTACACTTATGCGACGCTCGGCGAGATATTCGCCTGGATCATCGGTTGGGATCTGGTGCTGGAATATGGCCTCGGCGCCGCCACTGTCGCCGTCGGATGGGCCGGCTATTTCAACCGGGTGCTGCATGGAATAGGGATAGATTTGCCGCCGCAATGGACGACGGCCTATTTCGCCGAGCCGGGCCATGCGGGCGCCGCGGCCGGCCATGGCTTCTTCAATCTGCCGGCGGCGCTGGTGATATTGGCGCTCTCTCTGCTGCTCGCGCGCGGCACGCGCGAATCGTCGCTGTTCAATAATTTCATCGTCTTCGTGAAGCTCGGCGTGGTGCTGATCGTCATCGTTTTCGGCGTCTCCTATATCGACACCGCGCATTGGACGCCCTTCGTGCCCGAGAACACCGGCGAATTCGGCCATTTCGGCTGGAGCGGCGTGCTGCGCGGCGCCTCTGTGGTGTTCTTCTCCTATATCGGCTTCGACGCCGTCTCGACGGCGGCGCAGGAGGCCAAGCTGCCGCAGCGCGACGTGCCGATCGGCATTATCGGCTCGCTGGCCATCTGCACGCTTCTGTTCATCGGCGTCGCCGGCGTGGCGACGGGCGTCGTCTCCTACACGACGCTGAATGTGCCGGACCCGATCGCCGTGGCGATGGACGCCACCGGCGCCGGCTGGATGGCCTGGGTGGTCAAGATCGGCGCGCTCGCGGGCCTCACCACCGTCATTCTCGCGCTGCTCTTCGGCCAGACGCGCGTCTTCTACTCCATGGCGCGCGACGGAATGCTGCCTGCGGTCTTCGCGCGGCTGCACTCGGTCTGGAAGACGCCCGCGATCAGCCAGATCGTCGTCGGCCTGCTGGTGGCGATCGCCGCCGGCCTCTTCCCCATCGAAATTCTCGACGAGATGGTGTCGATCGGCACTCTATCGGCTTTCGCGCTCGTCTGCGGCGCGGTGCTCTATTTGCGCCGCAACAATCCCGAGCTGCATCGGCCCTTCCGCGCGCCGGGCATTCCGTGGGTGCCGATTTGCGGAATTTTCTCCTGTCTCGCGCTGATGGCGGCACTGCCGATCGAAACCTGGATCCGGCTTTTCGTCTGGATGGCGGCCGGCCTGGCGCTCTACTATTTCTACGGCAGCTTGCGCACGCGCCGCAGGTGA
- a CDS encoding LLM class flavin-dependent oxidoreductase, whose product MNPRFGYLCLFDNPTLEAARALTRQLILVREAERMRFDDIWFGERHFDDHFPSGACSVMLGYAAGVTMRARIGSASFLPALRDPIQLAEDVASIDLLTKGRFSFGVASGADFPKQTVNFGVAPEEANERGLEALELVERLLLESEVTHKGKYFQVEKLSLSPRPEQKIPTWIATTEESTIRLAARKGYGLMASATCTNDELHRILGVYRDEAPGADPRLVLARFGFATQERDEAVSIATPYLEDYCAKANAARPEGEALDPQALLSMSLVGSFKEVADRVNSLNEEFGVHGIAMAPTTSQFDTVKRCLAAFVDEIRLRLPVD is encoded by the coding sequence ATGAATCCGCGTTTTGGTTACCTGTGCCTGTTCGACAATCCGACCTTGGAGGCGGCCCGCGCATTGACGCGCCAGCTCATATTGGTGCGCGAAGCCGAGCGCATGCGCTTCGACGACATCTGGTTCGGCGAACGTCATTTCGACGATCATTTTCCGAGCGGCGCCTGCTCGGTCATGCTCGGCTATGCGGCCGGCGTCACCATGCGGGCGCGCATCGGCTCGGCGTCCTTTCTGCCGGCGCTGCGCGATCCCATCCAGCTCGCGGAAGATGTCGCCAGCATCGATCTCTTGACCAAGGGCCGGTTCAGCTTCGGCGTCGCCAGCGGCGCCGATTTTCCCAAGCAGACGGTCAATTTCGGCGTCGCGCCCGAGGAGGCCAACGAGCGCGGCCTGGAGGCGCTGGAGCTCGTCGAGCGCCTGCTGTTGGAGAGCGAGGTCACGCATAAGGGCAAATATTTCCAGGTGGAGAAGCTGAGCCTCTCACCACGGCCGGAGCAGAAAATTCCGACCTGGATCGCGACGACGGAAGAGAGCACGATCCGCTTGGCTGCGCGCAAGGGCTATGGGCTCATGGCTTCGGCGACCTGCACGAATGACGAGCTGCATCGCATTCTCGGCGTTTATCGCGACGAGGCTCCCGGCGCCGATCCGCGCCTGGTGCTGGCGCGATTTGGTTTTGCGACGCAGGAGCGCGACGAGGCCGTGTCGATCGCGACGCCCTACCTCGAGGATTATTGCGCCAAGGCCAATGCTGCGCGCCCAGAGGGCGAAGCGCTCGATCCGCAGGCGCTTTTATCCATGTCGCTGGTCGGCAGCTTCAAGGAGGTCGCGGATCGGGTGAACAGTCTGAACGAGGAGTTCGGCGTGCATGGCATAGCGATGGCGCCCACCACCTCGCAATTCGACACGGTGAAACGCTGCCTCGCGGCTTTCGTCGACGAGATACGTCTGCGTCTGCCGGTGGATTGA